One window from the genome of Solea solea chromosome 2, fSolSol10.1, whole genome shotgun sequence encodes:
- the hnmt gene encoding histamine N-methyltransferase: MASPLMSLGQDDNRYQKSFQLFLERSSEHQCMQDFIHRQLPEILASIGDGKSHLNVIGVGSGAGTIDLEMLSVLRLKHPAVTVDNEVVEPSSQQLHNYRVSVAQKPELDYVKFTWNKMTAGEFEEAWKVKKLTKRADFIHMIQMLYYVKDPGATIGFFQSLLDKNGKLLIILVSGESGWGRLWRTYRHQLCNTEISQCVTTGDIKSFLASTGVSYQSYELPSQMDITECFTEGDEKGELLLDFLTEVLDFSKTASPELRAGVLELLRHPDCSVESDGKVLFNNNLGVIVIDPLC; encoded by the exons ATGGCGTCTCCTCTGATGAGTCTGGGTCAAGACGATAACAGGTACCAGAAATCCTTCCAGCTTTTTCTGGAGCGCTCCTCTGAGCATCAGTGTATGCAGGACTTCATCCACCGTCAGCTGCCAGAGATACTGGCCAG TATTGGAGATGGAAAGTCCCATCTAAATGTCATTGGAGTAGGAAGTGGAGCAG GTACCATTGACCTTGAGATGCTCTCTGTGCTGCGGCTGAAGCACCCAGCAGTGACTGTGGATAACGAAGTGGTGGAGCCGAGCAGCCAGCAGCTACATAACTACAGAG TTTCGGTCGCACAGAAACCAGAATTAGATTACGTTAAATTTACCTGGAACAAGATGACTGCCGGTGAGTTTGAGGAGGCCTGGAAAGTGAAAAAGTTGACAAAGAGAGCTGACTTCATCCACATGATACAG ATGCTGTACTATGTGAAGGATCCTGGAGCGACCATCGGCTTCTTCCAGAGTCTCCTTGACAAGAACGGGAAGCTTCTTATCATCTTAGTGTCTG GGGAGAGTGGTTGGGGGAGGCTGTGGCGGACCTACAGGCACCAGCTCTGTAATACAGAAATTAGTCAGTGTGTTACCACCGGAGACATCAAAAGCTTCCTGGCCTCCACGGGAGTCAGCTACCAGAGCTACGAGCTGCCGTCTCAAATGGATATCACCGAGTGTTTCACTGAAGGGGACGAGAAGGGAGAGCTGCTGCTTGATTTTCTCACTGAGGTGCTGGACTTCAGTAAGACAGCTTCCCCTGAGCTGAGGGCCGGAGTCCTGGAGCTGCTTCGACACCCAGACTGTAGTGTGGAGTCCGACGGCAAAGTTCTTTTTAACAACAACCTTGGAGTGATCGTCATAGATCCACTTTGTTAA
- the LOC131455536 gene encoding histamine N-methyltransferase A-like yields the protein MAAEAKQSCYEGSSVQSFQFYLQQSGEHEAILQCVHSVLPGEFERIGADKKALDVLGVGSGGGEVDVQMLSLLQSLFPAVPITADIVEGSSQLTNNFKALVAKTANLQKIPFTWHVMHSGDYEKQVKAKADMKRFDFIHMIQMIYYVDDLAETIKFYHSVLKNNGRLMIILETANGGWDTLWKTFQKELCVDAITQYRSSAEVIACLKSQGLKYEEHIIHNTFDITECFDPSSTTGGRLLNFMTAKDDFHQSFTPEIRAGILDLLRNKCSTEKDGRVFFNSDLSCILVHA from the exons ATGGCTGCAGAAGCAAAGCAGAGTTGTTACGAGGGCAGTTCTGTCCAAAGCTTCCAGTTCTACCTGCAGCAGTCAGGGGAGCACGAGGCCATTCTCCAGTGTGTTCACAGTGTCCTGCCAGGGGAATTTGAAAG AATTGGAGCAGATAAAAAAGCCCTGGATGTTCTCGGCGTCGGAAGCGGTGGAG GGGAGGTGGATGTCCAGAtgctctctctgctgcagtCTCTATTCCCCGCTGTTCCCATCACTGCTGACATTGTGGAGGGCAGCTCCCAGCTCACAAACAACTTCAAAG CTCTGGTAGCAAAAACTGCAAATCTTCAGAAGATCCCATTCACTTGGCATGTCATGCACAGTGGGGACTATGAAAAGCAGGTGAAAGCCAAGGCGGACATGAAGAGATTTGACTTCATACACATGATTCAG ATGATCTACTATGTGGATGACCTTGCTGAAACGATCAAGTTCTACCACAGCGTTCTGAAGAACAATGGCAGACTTATGATTATCCTTGAAACGG CTAACGGCGGCTGGGACACCCTGTGGAAGACCTTTCAGAAGGAGCTGTGTGTCGACGCCATCACGCAGTATCGCTCCTCCGCAGAGGTGATTGCGTGTCTGAAGAGCCAGGGTCTTAAGTATGAGGAGCATATCATTCACAACACCTTTGACATCACCGAGTGCTTTGATCCGAGTAGCACGACTGGCGGACGTCTGCTGAATTTCATGACAGCCAAAGACGATTTCCACCAGTCCTTCACACCAGAGATCAGAGCTGGCATCTTAGACCTCCTCAGAAACAAGTGCAGCACAGAGAAGGATGGCAGGGTGTTCTTTAACAGCGATCTGAGCTGCATACTGGTTCATGCTTGA